A genomic region of Enterococcus sp. 12C11_DIV0727 contains the following coding sequences:
- a CDS encoding peptidoglycan D,D-transpeptidase FtsI family protein, with translation MKKMSFLDKLKNNNEEPMTQKSKKSHIPFRLNLLFFVIFGLFVALIVRLGYLQIAEGQQYAQKAEENSALKIKSSAPRGEIYDAKGNLLVGNKANLAITYTRGKKVQAKDLVPIANKVNDLIHVPADELTERDKKDFWLANPDNLKAAQKRLTDADKTDEKGNKITDEGTLYVKTVEKVTPEEVNFDEHTMQAATIFKRMNAVQELNTAFIKNEGVTQDEIAIIGEHTSEIAGVSTGMDWDRDYPHDTDLKNLLGKVSSQKAGLPAEEADEYIAKGYELNDRVGTSYLEKQYEDVLQGKKGVSEVTLDSKGKTITQTPVTEGKKGENLKLTIDMAFQAKIEEVVRAQYQQLLATGNAAYSDGAYVVVMNPKTGAVMAMVALDRDLATNELTSNPLATINKAFEPGSVVKGATISAGYEQGVISGNDVLIDEPLQIYGSEQKSSVFNKVPGNQIPLSAEQALEYSSNAYMMKLVLKMMKTDYQYNMVLPYKTGDPTLFNVLRQTFGEYGMGVSTGIDIPGESTGLSNKDFDSEFAPMPGHLLDLSFGQYDTYTAMQLAQYASTVANGGTRIAPRVVDGIYENKADGSLGELKEELKPKELNKVDISSEQMQIIQNGFYDVVHGNGIFTTGKYMQGAALDIAAKTGTAETNVGEHVTVNSNVVAYAPYNDPEIAVSVILPHLTSESTRPNQSMVTAIVNAYAEYKAQ, from the coding sequence ATGAAAAAAATGAGCTTTTTAGATAAATTAAAAAATAACAATGAAGAACCAATGACCCAAAAAAGTAAAAAATCACATATTCCCTTTCGACTGAACTTATTGTTTTTCGTGATTTTTGGTTTATTTGTGGCATTGATCGTTCGCCTAGGTTACTTGCAGATCGCTGAAGGACAGCAGTATGCGCAAAAAGCTGAAGAAAATTCAGCGCTAAAAATCAAAAGTAGTGCACCGCGGGGCGAAATTTACGATGCAAAAGGCAACCTTTTAGTAGGAAATAAAGCTAATTTGGCAATCACGTATACACGTGGAAAAAAAGTTCAAGCAAAAGATTTAGTGCCGATTGCAAATAAGGTTAACGACCTGATTCATGTACCGGCAGATGAATTAACAGAACGTGATAAAAAAGATTTCTGGTTGGCTAATCCGGATAATTTGAAAGCTGCTCAAAAACGGTTGACTGATGCAGATAAGACAGATGAAAAAGGCAACAAGATCACGGATGAAGGAACCTTATATGTTAAAACTGTCGAAAAAGTAACACCGGAAGAAGTCAATTTCGATGAACATACTATGCAAGCTGCTACGATCTTTAAGCGGATGAATGCTGTGCAGGAACTAAATACAGCGTTCATTAAAAATGAAGGAGTTACTCAGGATGAAATTGCGATAATCGGTGAGCATACCTCAGAAATTGCCGGAGTATCGACTGGAATGGATTGGGATCGAGATTATCCACATGACACAGACCTTAAGAACCTTTTAGGCAAGGTATCTTCTCAAAAAGCCGGCTTACCTGCAGAAGAGGCAGACGAGTATATTGCTAAAGGATATGAATTAAATGACCGTGTCGGAACAAGTTATTTAGAAAAACAATATGAAGATGTACTCCAAGGTAAAAAAGGGGTTTCAGAAGTAACCTTAGATAGTAAGGGAAAAACCATTACACAAACACCTGTTACAGAAGGAAAAAAAGGTGAAAACTTAAAACTAACTATTGATATGGCTTTCCAGGCGAAAATCGAAGAGGTTGTGAGAGCACAGTATCAACAATTACTAGCAACAGGAAATGCTGCTTATTCAGACGGTGCCTATGTTGTTGTAATGAATCCTAAAACAGGTGCTGTGATGGCAATGGTGGCCTTAGATCGTGATTTAGCGACAAATGAGCTGACCTCTAATCCTTTGGCCACGATTAATAAAGCTTTTGAGCCAGGATCAGTGGTAAAAGGCGCAACGATTTCAGCGGGGTATGAGCAAGGGGTAATTTCTGGAAATGATGTTTTGATCGATGAGCCATTGCAAATATATGGAAGTGAACAAAAATCATCTGTGTTTAATAAGGTTCCAGGTAACCAAATACCACTTAGTGCAGAGCAAGCTTTAGAGTATTCCTCAAATGCTTATATGATGAAATTAGTTTTAAAAATGATGAAGACAGATTATCAATATAATATGGTCTTACCGTATAAAACAGGCGATCCAACCTTATTTAATGTATTACGTCAAACATTTGGCGAATATGGTATGGGTGTTTCGACAGGAATCGATATACCAGGCGAATCAACTGGTCTTTCTAATAAGGACTTTGATTCTGAATTTGCGCCAATGCCAGGTCATTTACTTGATTTGTCGTTTGGACAATATGACACGTATACAGCAATGCAATTAGCACAATACGCTTCAACTGTGGCAAATGGCGGGACTAGAATTGCACCGCGTGTAGTTGATGGGATCTATGAAAATAAAGCAGACGGATCACTTGGAGAGCTGAAAGAAGAACTGAAACCTAAAGAGTTGAATAAAGTTGATATTTCTTCAGAGCAAATGCAAATCATCCAAAATGGGTTTTATGATGTTGTTCATGGTAATGGCATCTTTACAACTGGTAAATATATGCAAGGAGCAGCACTTGATATCGCTGCTAAAACAGGGACCGCCGAAACCAATGTTGGCGAGCATGTAACTGTTAACAGTAATGTCGTTGCTTATGCCCCGTATAATGATCCAGAAATCGCTGTAAGTGTGATTTTACCCCACTTAACGAGTGAAAGTACTAGACCAAACCAATCAATGGTAACAGCGATTGTTAATGCCTATGCTGAGTATAAAGCACAATAA
- the thrS gene encoding threonine--tRNA ligase: MSIKITFPDGAVKEFEAGSSTLDIAKSISNSLAKKALAGKFNGTLIDLVRPIEEDGTIEIVTPDHEDALGILRHSSAHLMANALRRLFPKIKFGVGPAIDSGFYYDTDNGENPITAEDLPAIEAEMMKIVKENNPIVRKVVSKNEALELFADDPYKVELISELPEDEIITVYDQGDFVDLCRGVHVPSTGRIQVFQLLSVAGAYWRGNSNNQMMQRIYGTAFFDKKDLKEFIKMREEAKERDHRKLGKELDLFMLNPDVGSGLPFWLPKGATIRRTIERYITDKEISLGYQHVYTPIMANVEFYKRSGHWDHYHEDMFPPMDMGDGEMLVLRPMNCPHHMMVYKNDIHSYRELPIRIAELGMMHRYEKSGALSGLQRVREMTLNDGHTFVRPDQIKEEFLRTLKLMVEVYADFDVTDYRFRLSLRDPNNKEKYFDDDAMWERSQTMIKEAADEAGIDYFEAEGEAAFYGPKLDVQVKTALGMEETLSTIQIDALLPERFDLTYVGEDGENTHRPLVIHRGIVSTMERFVAYLTEVYKGAFPTWLAPIQATIIPVSVEAHSDYAYEVKKRLQEQGLRIEVDDRNEKMGYKIRASQTQKIPYQIVVGDKEMDDATVNIRRYGSKETEVIDLNIFVDSMVADVSNYSRR, encoded by the coding sequence ATGTCAATTAAAATTACATTTCCAGATGGCGCAGTCAAAGAATTTGAGGCTGGCTCATCAACATTAGATATTGCTAAAAGCATTAGTAACAGTTTAGCTAAAAAAGCCTTAGCAGGGAAGTTTAATGGTACATTAATAGATTTAGTTCGTCCAATCGAAGAGGATGGAACGATTGAAATCGTAACACCAGATCATGAGGATGCACTAGGGATTTTACGTCACTCATCTGCTCATTTAATGGCGAATGCATTACGCCGTTTATTTCCAAAAATTAAATTTGGTGTAGGACCAGCAATCGATTCAGGCTTTTATTATGATACTGATAATGGGGAAAATCCAATCACAGCTGAAGATTTACCTGCTATTGAAGCTGAAATGATGAAAATCGTCAAAGAAAATAATCCAATCGTTCGTAAAGTTGTTTCAAAAAACGAAGCGTTAGAATTATTTGCAGATGATCCTTATAAAGTTGAATTGATTTCAGAGCTTCCAGAAGATGAAATCATTACAGTTTATGATCAAGGTGATTTCGTTGATTTATGCCGTGGGGTTCATGTACCATCTACTGGACGTATCCAAGTCTTCCAATTATTATCAGTAGCTGGAGCTTACTGGAGAGGAAATTCTAACAATCAAATGATGCAACGGATTTACGGAACTGCTTTCTTTGATAAAAAAGATTTAAAAGAATTTATCAAAATGCGCGAAGAAGCCAAAGAACGTGATCACCGTAAGCTAGGGAAAGAGCTTGATTTATTTATGCTTAATCCAGATGTAGGTTCAGGATTACCCTTCTGGTTACCAAAAGGTGCAACAATTCGCCGTACAATCGAACGTTACATCACAGATAAGGAAATCAGCTTAGGTTATCAACATGTGTATACACCAATTATGGCCAATGTTGAATTTTATAAGAGATCAGGTCATTGGGATCATTATCATGAAGATATGTTTCCACCAATGGATATGGGCGATGGCGAAATGCTAGTACTCCGTCCAATGAACTGTCCGCATCATATGATGGTATATAAAAATGATATCCACAGTTATCGTGAACTACCAATTAGAATTGCTGAACTTGGTATGATGCATCGTTATGAAAAATCAGGTGCTTTATCTGGATTACAACGTGTGCGTGAAATGACCTTGAATGATGGACATACTTTTGTTCGTCCAGATCAAATCAAAGAAGAATTCCTACGTACATTGAAATTAATGGTAGAAGTATACGCTGATTTTGATGTAACAGATTATCGCTTCCGTTTGAGCTTGAGAGATCCGAACAATAAAGAGAAATACTTTGATGATGATGCCATGTGGGAAAGATCGCAAACGATGATCAAAGAAGCGGCAGATGAAGCAGGAATTGATTATTTTGAGGCAGAAGGTGAAGCAGCCTTTTATGGTCCTAAACTAGATGTTCAAGTAAAAACTGCGCTAGGAATGGAAGAAACGTTATCAACAATTCAAATTGATGCATTATTACCAGAACGTTTTGATTTGACTTATGTTGGTGAAGATGGTGAAAATACACATCGTCCATTAGTTATCCATAGAGGAATCGTTTCAACAATGGAGCGTTTCGTGGCTTATCTAACAGAAGTTTACAAAGGCGCGTTCCCAACCTGGTTAGCACCAATTCAAGCAACAATCATTCCTGTATCCGTTGAAGCTCATTCTGATTATGCATATGAAGTGAAAAAACGTCTGCAAGAACAAGGTTTACGTATCGAAGTCGATGATCGCAATGAAAAAATGGGTTATAAAATCCGTGCATCTCAAACACAAAAAATTCCTTATCAAATCGTTGTCGGTGATAAAGAGATGGATGATGCGACTGTGAACATTCGTCGTTATGGTAGTAAAGAAACCGAAGTGATCGATTTAAATATCTTTGTTGATAGCATGGTCGCAGACGTTTCGAATTACAGTAGAAGATAA
- a CDS encoding 2-hydroxymuconate tautomerase → MPFIHVELIEGRSEEQLTKMVKEITEVVSKNTGAPQENIHVIVNEMKKDRYAQGGTWKK, encoded by the coding sequence ATGCCATTTATTCATGTCGAACTAATCGAAGGACGCAGCGAAGAACAATTAACAAAAATGGTCAAAGAGATCACAGAGGTTGTCTCTAAAAACACGGGAGCACCGCAAGAAAATATTCATGTTATCGTAAATGAAATGAAAAAAGACCGCTATGCTCAAGGTGGAACTTGGAAAAAATGA
- a CDS encoding L,D-transpeptidase family protein produces MENEEVVSRSVKNARAPQNKKQPNKKKKKWLVPIVGLLTCLALVFTGGLVYFQSHFFITAKANGVDISLLNAKAAKEKLEQLNKAEDVVIKVNGKEEKIALPEKYQITEEYLKQNMGDRSIKLPINEDYKNELKNKLNELTFEEGTPSQDARIEKVDGNYQILPEQIGTAVDKEALMNQVLKDVDENKGSYVYDVKEFYQKPTVTKDDKGLQEKLASLSKKENKAITLDINGEKLTLTKEELQSFMDTAGNVDPNKVYAWVEQTNQKYGSIFKPIIFKNVHGVTTKYKNNGSYGWDINMPQTRDLLVQALNSDKDTETITVPIDGDVTQSSTVDKDYVEIDLNDQKMYFFKNGAKVVETDVITGRYNKGTATVPGFHTILYKDTDTKLEGEMLDGSKYSVPVKYWMPLKSFGGVVTQIGIHDADYKAEYFGNKEAYKTNFGSNGCINTPGAAVAQIFNGAYAGMPVIVYGHIYDDAPGEFDKPVDYGEPA; encoded by the coding sequence ATGGAAAATGAAGAAGTAGTTAGTCGCTCAGTTAAAAATGCAAGAGCGCCGCAAAATAAGAAGCAGCCAAATAAGAAAAAGAAAAAATGGCTAGTTCCAATAGTTGGTTTATTAACTTGTTTAGCACTTGTATTTACGGGCGGTCTCGTTTATTTTCAATCTCATTTTTTTATCACAGCCAAAGCGAATGGTGTTGATATCAGTTTATTAAATGCAAAAGCTGCAAAAGAAAAACTAGAACAACTGAATAAAGCTGAAGATGTTGTGATTAAAGTAAATGGTAAAGAAGAAAAAATCGCTTTGCCTGAAAAATATCAAATAACAGAAGAATATTTGAAACAAAACATGGGTGATCGTTCAATCAAATTACCGATCAATGAAGATTACAAGAATGAATTGAAAAACAAACTAAATGAACTTACGTTCGAAGAAGGAACACCAAGTCAAGATGCTCGGATCGAAAAAGTTGATGGTAACTACCAAATCTTACCAGAACAAATTGGGACAGCGGTTGATAAAGAAGCGTTGATGAACCAAGTTCTAAAAGATGTTGATGAAAATAAAGGTAGCTACGTCTATGATGTCAAAGAATTTTATCAAAAACCAACAGTGACAAAAGACGACAAAGGACTACAAGAAAAGTTAGCTTCGTTATCCAAAAAAGAAAATAAAGCGATCACGCTTGATATAAATGGCGAAAAATTGACGCTTACAAAAGAAGAACTACAATCGTTTATGGATACAGCGGGAAATGTTGATCCAAATAAAGTTTATGCTTGGGTAGAACAAACAAATCAAAAATATGGCTCAATCTTCAAACCAATCATTTTTAAAAATGTTCATGGCGTAACAACGAAATACAAAAACAATGGTAGCTATGGCTGGGACATCAATATGCCACAAACAAGAGATTTACTTGTTCAAGCACTTAATAGTGATAAAGATACTGAAACAATCACAGTACCGATCGATGGTGATGTAACACAATCTTCAACGGTTGATAAAGATTATGTTGAAATCGACTTAAACGATCAAAAGATGTACTTCTTTAAAAATGGTGCCAAAGTCGTTGAAACAGATGTGATCACAGGACGCTATAACAAAGGAACTGCGACAGTACCTGGATTCCATACAATTTTGTACAAAGATACTGATACAAAGTTGGAAGGCGAAATGCTTGATGGTTCAAAATATAGTGTACCAGTAAAATATTGGATGCCATTAAAGAGTTTTGGTGGTGTTGTGACACAAATCGGAATTCATGATGCTGATTATAAAGCAGAGTATTTTGGTAACAAAGAAGCCTATAAAACTAATTTTGGTAGTAACGGTTGTATCAATACACCAGGAGCAGCTGTTGCTCAAATCTTCAATGGTGCGTATGCTGGAATGCCAGTAATCGTTTATGGTCACATTTATGATGATGCACCAGGAGAATTTGATAAACCTGTTGATTATGGTGAACCAGCTTAA
- a CDS encoding aminoglycoside 6-adenylyltransferase — protein sequence MRTEKEMFQLITETAKRDDRVLAVGLNGSRTNNKAPKDLFQDYDIVYVVESVEAFVIDPSWIDQFGPRLIMQTPEDMVLFSPTGNGRFTYLMLFDDGNRIDLTLCPKEQADNWNEGDHLAEILLDKEQVLPRLTAATDQDYWVKRPSQAEFLDCCNEFWWVSTYIVKGLCRNELFYAADHLNEICQKELLRLLSWQVGSEHGYQISVGKNYKYLPNYLMKEEYEAILATMNSSSISFIWSALISLQKQFDHYAQKFAQKNHFDYDQKTAIKVMNYTKDFSASC from the coding sequence ATGAGAACAGAGAAGGAAATGTTTCAATTGATTACTGAGACAGCCAAAAGAGATGATAGAGTGTTGGCCGTGGGATTGAATGGTTCACGAACAAATAACAAAGCACCTAAAGATTTGTTTCAAGATTATGATATTGTGTATGTTGTAGAATCAGTTGAGGCTTTTGTTATAGATCCGTCATGGATTGACCAATTCGGGCCACGTTTAATTATGCAAACGCCGGAGGATATGGTTTTGTTTTCACCAACAGGGAATGGCCGCTTTACTTATTTGATGCTGTTTGATGATGGCAATCGGATCGATTTGACTTTGTGTCCTAAAGAACAGGCAGATAATTGGAATGAAGGTGATCACTTAGCTGAGATTTTATTGGACAAAGAGCAAGTATTACCGAGGTTAACAGCAGCAACCGATCAAGATTACTGGGTAAAACGTCCAAGTCAGGCAGAATTTTTGGATTGCTGCAATGAATTTTGGTGGGTCAGCACTTATATTGTAAAAGGCTTATGCCGTAATGAATTGTTCTATGCAGCGGATCATCTAAATGAAATATGCCAAAAAGAATTGTTACGTTTGTTATCTTGGCAAGTAGGATCAGAACATGGCTATCAAATTAGTGTTGGCAAAAATTATAAGTACTTACCTAACTATCTAATGAAAGAAGAATATGAAGCAATTTTGGCAACGATGAATAGCTCTAGCATTTCATTTATTTGGTCCGCATTGATTTCACTACAAAAGCAGTTTGATCATTATGCTCAGAAATTTGCACAAAAAAATCACTTTGATTATGATCAAAAAACAGCTATAAAAGTTATGAACTATACAAAAGATTTTAGTGCTAGCTGCTAA
- a CDS encoding YdcF family protein yields the protein MKWVKRIMLIIISLGFLYTGLVLFLIFSGTKDQPTSTPDTVLILGAQVKGSSKDNAYPSTVLKERLDAAIPYLKEHPNATAIVCGGQGSDEPDSEANVMAEYLRANGISQEQILAEDTSTRTKENIQNAQKKQALGNTVIVTSDFHLYRSKLLAKRLGISEISGLPAVSKSSAKFKTYAREVVALGYGLLFDY from the coding sequence ATGAAATGGGTAAAGCGAATAATGTTGATAATTATAAGTTTGGGCTTTTTATATACAGGTCTCGTTCTGTTCCTAATTTTTAGCGGAACAAAAGATCAGCCAACTTCAACACCAGATACTGTGCTTATCTTAGGTGCACAAGTCAAAGGATCCTCAAAAGACAACGCCTATCCAAGTACTGTTTTAAAAGAACGCCTAGATGCGGCTATTCCCTATTTAAAAGAACATCCAAATGCAACTGCTATCGTTTGTGGCGGTCAAGGCTCTGATGAACCTGATAGTGAAGCCAATGTCATGGCTGAATATTTAAGAGCAAATGGAATTTCACAAGAACAAATCTTGGCAGAAGATACCTCGACACGAACCAAAGAAAACATTCAAAACGCTCAAAAGAAACAAGCGCTAGGAAATACTGTGATCGTTACAAGTGATTTTCATCTTTATCGTTCAAAACTATTAGCAAAACGTTTAGGGATTTCTGAAATCAGCGGACTTCCTGCCGTTTCTAAATCCTCCGCTAAGTTTAAAACATATGCACGGGAAGTCGTAGCTTTGGGGTATGGATTGCTTTTTGATTACTGA
- a CDS encoding DUF916 and DUF3324 domain-containing protein, with product MGVTSQASEINFNVKGILPENQHSKEISCFDLRVVPGETQTLSVELTNDTEEDVTVYASANLAITNDNGIVDYSYNDAKKDSSAVFTFSEIAKMPKEIILPKKSTKIVEDVVEIPKESFDGYVLGGLYFEQKEDKEEKSQGALAVGNRFSYVVGVLMSETDQEIKPELALNDVKATQMTGNNAVIMNIQNKKPAMIKKLQLDVKLYYENETKPRYENRQESLTMAPNTNFNYKIDLKEQPFVAGNYTVKIKANDGYKDWSWERKFEIK from the coding sequence ATGGGCGTTACGAGTCAAGCTAGTGAGATCAATTTTAATGTGAAAGGGATCTTGCCTGAAAATCAACACAGTAAGGAAATCAGTTGTTTTGATTTAAGAGTAGTGCCAGGTGAAACGCAAACGCTTAGTGTAGAGCTAACCAATGATACAGAAGAAGACGTTACAGTTTATGCATCAGCAAATTTAGCGATTACAAATGATAATGGAATCGTTGATTATTCTTATAATGATGCTAAAAAAGATTCGTCTGCAGTGTTCACATTTAGTGAAATCGCAAAAATGCCTAAAGAAATTATTTTACCGAAGAAATCAACGAAAATAGTTGAAGATGTTGTCGAGATTCCTAAAGAGTCTTTTGATGGATATGTTTTAGGTGGTCTTTATTTTGAGCAAAAAGAAGATAAGGAAGAAAAAAGTCAAGGAGCATTAGCTGTAGGCAATCGTTTTTCTTATGTCGTTGGTGTATTAATGAGTGAGACAGATCAAGAAATCAAACCAGAATTAGCATTGAATGATGTCAAGGCGACACAGATGACTGGTAATAATGCAGTGATTATGAATATTCAAAACAAAAAACCAGCAATGATCAAAAAGTTGCAGCTAGATGTAAAGCTTTATTATGAAAATGAAACGAAGCCTAGGTATGAAAACCGTCAAGAATCCTTAACGATGGCACCAAATACAAATTTCAATTATAAAATCGATTTAAAGGAGCAACCTTTTGTTGCCGGCAACTATACGGTTAAGATCAAAGCAAATGATGGGTATAAAGACTGGAGTTGGGAAAGAAAATTTGAAATAAAATAA